A region from the Triticum aestivum cultivar Chinese Spring chromosome 3D, IWGSC CS RefSeq v2.1, whole genome shotgun sequence genome encodes:
- the LOC123076580 gene encoding cysteine-rich and transmembrane domain-containing protein WIH1-like, with the protein MENDRNNQAPPPPPGYYPSAAAEQRQAGGGKKGRRGSTKSKGEKGFIEGCLAALCCCWICKMCCDWPPRSLPAKTLVLQK; encoded by the exons ATGGAGAACGACAGGAACAACCAGGCTCCGCCACCGCCCCCAG GCTACTACCCGTCGGCGGCTGCGGAGCAAAGGCAAGCCGGCGGCGGGAAGAAGGGCCGCCGGGGAAGCACCAAATCCAAGGGCGAGAAGGGCTTCATCGAGGGATG CCTGGCGGCGCTGTGCTGCTGCTGGATCTGCAAGATGTGCTGCGACTGGCCGCCGAGGTCGCTGCCGGCCAAGACATTG GTTCTGCAGAAATAA